The following DNA comes from Candidatus Methylacidiphilum fumarolicum.
TCCGGCTCGCTCTTTCCCGGCTCCAACCTGGCGCTGGTCAGGAACCGCTCCGTGTCCAGGTCGAAAGCCTCGGCTCCACAGCCATGCTCCCGCGCCGGCCGGCAACGCATCGTGACCGACGCATGCCATCGGCCGCCGGAAAGAAAGATCTCGCATGTCCTGGGTTCTCCGGGAGTACGGGCTTTGCCCCGGATCGGGATCTCCCCAATGCCGGAGAGACGAAGCTTCAGGTGAGCGCTTCGCTCTCTGGCGATCTGCCGCCAGTCACCTTCGTGCTGCTTGAAGCCGAAGCCGCTGAATCGCCCTGCCTGCTTGAAACGCGGGAATCCCGGCTTTTCGCCTTGCCGGATGCGGCGGAAGAACGCCTGAAAGGCGAGGTACAACCTCTTGAGCGTTACCTGAGCGGATTGAGCGTTAATCGAGGAGAGAAGCGCGCTGCGGGAACGGAGCTCGGTGAGCCATCAGCACTGCTCGACGAAACCGATGCGCCGCTTTTCCTCCTTCCACGCCCGCCTGCGCTCCTCCAAAGCTAGGTTCCAGAGGAAGCAATGGACCCAGCGAGTCCGCAAAAGCTCCTCCCGGACGGTCTTGGATGGATAGAGCCGGTAGGTGACCTTGCGCTCGACCGGGCCCAGAACGGGAAGACCAGCGGGTGACGCGATCATCATGAGGCGACGCTGGACAGTGGCCAGCAATATGGTCTATCATTTAGTGTAATGACAGGTCAAGTGCGTTTGCACCTTCTGCATCACTGCGTTTACGCGCTGCACTACCATTTAGTTCTTGTCACAAAATACCGCCGCAAGGCGCTCACCCGCCCCATGCTTGACCGGTTGCGTGC
Coding sequences within:
- a CDS encoding helix-turn-helix domain-containing protein — encoded protein: MMIASPAGLPVLGPVERKVTYRLYPSKTVREELLRTRWVHCFLWNLALEERRRAWKEEKRRIGFVEQC